One genomic window of Cloacibacillus sp. includes the following:
- a CDS encoding response regulator transcription factor, whose protein sequence is MIKLFIADDHELFREGLKSLLSREKDIAIVGSASDGLEAVNAVQRLKPEVVLMDVTMPNMNGIQATAKICSELPDIAVIVISMHNDRRFIAEALKAGARGYVLKESSPELMLDAIRTVSRNEVFFSPKVCTVLVSDYLRLLGNEAVGRASPLSEREMEVLQLLVKGRNGKQVADALSISKNTVDTHRRRIMDKLGCESMAELTKYAIREGFLTLE, encoded by the coding sequence ATGATAAAACTGTTTATCGCCGATGATCACGAGTTATTTCGCGAGGGGCTTAAGAGCCTGCTGAGCCGTGAAAAAGATATCGCGATAGTCGGCTCCGCCTCCGACGGCCTTGAGGCGGTGAACGCCGTTCAGCGGCTGAAACCGGAGGTCGTCCTGATGGACGTCACCATGCCGAATATGAATGGCATACAGGCGACGGCTAAGATATGTTCCGAACTGCCTGACATCGCCGTTATCGTCATCTCCATGCACAACGACAGGCGCTTTATCGCCGAGGCGCTGAAAGCCGGCGCGCGCGGCTATGTCCTGAAAGAGAGCTCCCCGGAGCTGATGCTTGACGCCATCCGTACCGTGAGCCGGAACGAGGTATTCTTCTCTCCGAAAGTCTGTACGGTGCTTGTCAGCGATTACCTGCGGCTGCTCGGCAATGAGGCGGTTGGCCGCGCGAGCCCGCTATCCGAACGCGAGATGGAGGTGCTGCAGCTCCTCGTCAAAGGGCGCAACGGCAAGCAGGTCGCCGACGCTCTCTCCATCAGTAAAAACACGGTCGATACCCACCGCCGCCGCATCATGGACAAGCTAGGCTGCGAGAGTATGGCCGAGCTTACAAAGTATGCGATACGCGAGGGTTTTCTGACGCTCGAATAA
- a CDS encoding glycine/sarcosine/betaine reductase component B subunit, which produces MRLEIGKFKVRDIVFGDKTAYCGGILSVNKEDALKVVCEDKYITEADLKIVHPGDMVRLCPVKDSVEFRCKVDGGEGAYPGVTSPLGQAGMGRTHVLDGVSLLSVGKHWGGFQDGLIDMGGPYQHYTIWGDMPNLVLIADTSELDEQREQQKKNHAIRWAGLRLAEHIAECVRDMEPEEVDVYDLPALNERDEKTKALPGVVYVLQPQTQMEALGYNTLVYGWDGNRMLPTFMHPNEFLDGCLVSGSFMPSSSKISTYEFSTNPMIKRLYAQHGKTINFLGVILSTLNPKMEEKARCVQIAGQIAVALGAKGAVVAEEGYGNPDVDYTAMLVELERLGIKTIGLSDEATGRDGASQPLVSMNPATDALVTTGNVSQFYEMPAMEVIGELEALARDGNSGGWEGCINPDGSCVMENNGMFCANHISGYSRRSCADF; this is translated from the coding sequence ATGAGACTGGAAATTGGCAAGTTTAAAGTCAGAGATATCGTCTTTGGCGACAAGACGGCCTATTGCGGCGGTATCCTCTCCGTCAATAAGGAAGATGCGCTTAAGGTCGTATGCGAGGACAAATATATTACCGAGGCCGACCTTAAGATCGTACATCCCGGCGATATGGTGAGGCTTTGCCCGGTTAAGGACTCGGTGGAATTCAGATGCAAGGTAGACGGCGGAGAGGGCGCTTATCCCGGTGTGACGAGCCCGCTCGGCCAGGCCGGCATGGGCCGGACTCACGTACTTGACGGAGTATCGCTTCTTTCCGTAGGGAAGCACTGGGGCGGTTTTCAGGACGGACTCATCGATATGGGCGGCCCCTACCAGCATTACACGATATGGGGAGATATGCCTAATCTCGTCCTTATAGCCGATACCAGCGAACTTGACGAGCAGAGGGAACAGCAGAAGAAGAACCACGCGATCCGCTGGGCCGGACTGCGCCTCGCGGAGCATATCGCGGAATGCGTGCGCGATATGGAGCCCGAAGAGGTCGACGTCTACGATCTGCCGGCCCTCAATGAGCGCGACGAAAAAACTAAGGCCCTTCCCGGCGTAGTTTATGTGCTGCAGCCGCAGACTCAGATGGAAGCGCTGGGCTATAACACTTTAGTATATGGCTGGGATGGCAACCGTATGCTCCCGACCTTTATGCACCCCAACGAATTCCTTGACGGATGCCTTGTATCCGGCAGCTTTATGCCCAGCTCATCAAAAATTTCCACCTATGAATTCTCGACCAACCCGATGATCAAACGTCTCTATGCCCAGCACGGAAAGACGATCAACTTCCTTGGCGTGATCCTTTCGACCCTCAATCCGAAGATGGAGGAAAAGGCCCGCTGCGTGCAGATCGCGGGACAGATCGCGGTGGCGCTCGGCGCGAAGGGCGCCGTCGTCGCCGAAGAGGGATACGGCAATCCCGACGTCGACTACACGGCGATGCTTGTCGAACTTGAGCGGCTCGGTATCAAGACGATCGGTCTCTCGGATGAGGCGACGGGCAGAGACGGCGCTTCACAGCCTCTCGTTTCCATGAACCCCGCTACAGACGCCCTTGTGACCACCGGCAACGTCTCGCAGTTCTACGAGATGCCGGCGATGGAGGTCATCGGCGAACTTGAGGCGCTCGCCCGCGACGGAAACTCCGGCGGCTGGGAAGGCTGCATCAATCCTGACGGCAGCTGCGTGATGGAAAATAACGGCATGTTCTGCGCAAACCACATCAGCGGCTATTCGCGCAGAAGCTGCGCCGATTTCTAA
- a CDS encoding ATP-binding protein, with protein MVIENNFFEKFFFEQTFNPIALYKIEPDIGIRGSSAIIYIDVNSAYERVNKVKREEVAGKSFLEVWPNVEPCWSEIIERCVKEKHAVHCESESVYTDKYLEAIAFPLSDDRAATIFLDRTELKKSEAELKEKQKKLIEYQSMLRELATKLTISEEATRREIATDLHDSIGHSLLSLLLDLRKLKENYHRPNAAESILDGAIESTERMIAESRQLIFELSPPILLEVGITPALEALADKLLSPRDIKWSVSTRGQLKDYPADDAVCIILYRMSRELLVNVIKHAKAKHVHINVNRGPNKIQVVIEDDGVGMRKNFMPGRGNTGGLGLFSIRERLLHIGGDMRIVSNKDGTTVSLLAPLKLKVSDLREGADQ; from the coding sequence ATGGTGATAGAAAATAACTTTTTTGAAAAATTCTTCTTTGAGCAGACATTCAACCCCATCGCCCTCTACAAGATAGAGCCGGATATCGGCATTAGGGGTTCGTCGGCAATAATATACATTGATGTGAACAGCGCGTATGAACGTGTGAATAAGGTCAAGCGCGAAGAGGTGGCAGGCAAGAGCTTTCTGGAAGTATGGCCGAACGTTGAGCCGTGCTGGTCCGAGATAATCGAACGCTGTGTGAAGGAGAAACATGCCGTCCACTGTGAGAGCGAGAGCGTCTATACCGATAAATATCTTGAGGCGATAGCCTTTCCCCTGTCTGACGACCGTGCGGCGACGATATTTCTTGACCGGACGGAGCTGAAAAAATCGGAGGCTGAACTGAAAGAAAAACAGAAAAAACTTATCGAGTACCAGTCGATGCTGCGGGAGCTGGCGACCAAGCTGACAATCAGCGAGGAGGCTACCCGGCGCGAGATCGCGACGGACCTTCACGACAGCATCGGCCATTCGCTGCTCTCGCTGTTGCTTGACCTGCGAAAGCTGAAAGAAAACTATCACCGACCGAATGCGGCGGAATCAATTCTGGACGGCGCCATCGAGTCTACGGAGCGGATGATCGCGGAGAGCCGCCAGCTGATATTCGAGCTGAGTCCGCCGATCCTTCTTGAGGTCGGCATCACCCCGGCGCTGGAGGCGCTCGCGGATAAACTCCTGTCGCCGAGAGATATAAAATGGAGCGTTTCGACGAGGGGACAGCTTAAAGACTATCCGGCGGACGACGCCGTCTGTATTATACTGTACAGAATGTCGCGCGAGCTGCTGGTCAACGTCATCAAACACGCGAAGGCGAAGCATGTCCACATAAACGTCAACAGAGGACCGAATAAAATACAGGTCGTGATCGAAGACGACGGCGTCGGCATGAGGAAAAATTTCATGCCCGGCAGAGGCAACACCGGCGGTCTGGGATTATTCAGCATCAGAGAACGTCTCCTGCATATCGGAGGCGATATGCGAATCGTCTCCAACAAAGACGGGACGACGGTCTCTTTGCTTGCGCCGTTAAAATTAAAGGTAAGTGATCTGCGGGAGGGGGCCGATCAATGA
- a CDS encoding glycine/betaine/sarcosine/D-proline family reductase selenoprotein B — translation MKAIHYINQFFGQVGGEDAADSKPLFNEKPIGCSLMLDGLMPDIEVTNTIVCGDNYITNHTDEALAEIFAWLDTKQFDIFFAGPAFMAGRYGVGCGLVCKAVAERYGVPVITSMNEENPGVEEYKSSCVIFKGGRKATFMKDDLTLMAKYAEKIAKGEKLLPAAEEGYFPRGIRSEIPAPGGVMAADRVIDMLLKKLSGEPFQTELVIPKTDRIPPAPAVKDLSKCTIALVSSSGVVPSDNPDRIQSASAQKWGKYNIAGMDHLPTGEFKTIHAGFDPEAMCAVPDRGIPLDAMRAYEKEGKFAKLYDYYYVTVGTGTTQNYAAKFGKEIAAELKQAGVDAVILTATUGTCTRCGATMAKEIERAGFPVVVMANLIDVAKTVGSNRIVPTTSVPYPLGDPTLSKEEEWALRYHRVGVALDALAEDINEPKVFKVSI, via the coding sequence ATGAAAGCCATACATTATATAAACCAGTTTTTTGGCCAGGTCGGCGGCGAGGACGCGGCGGACAGCAAGCCGCTCTTCAATGAAAAGCCGATCGGCTGTTCGCTGATGCTCGACGGGCTAATGCCGGACATCGAAGTCACCAATACCATTGTCTGCGGCGACAACTATATCACCAACCACACTGACGAAGCTCTCGCGGAGATATTCGCCTGGCTTGACACAAAGCAGTTTGATATCTTCTTTGCCGGTCCCGCGTTTATGGCGGGGCGCTACGGGGTAGGCTGTGGTCTGGTCTGCAAAGCCGTCGCCGAGCGCTACGGCGTTCCCGTCATCACCTCGATGAACGAGGAAAACCCCGGAGTCGAAGAATATAAGAGCTCCTGCGTAATCTTTAAGGGAGGCCGCAAGGCGACCTTTATGAAGGACGATCTTACGCTGATGGCGAAGTACGCCGAAAAGATCGCGAAGGGCGAAAAACTCCTGCCCGCCGCGGAAGAGGGCTATTTCCCGCGCGGCATCCGCAGCGAGATTCCCGCGCCCGGCGGCGTGATGGCTGCCGACCGCGTCATTGACATGCTGCTGAAGAAGCTCAGCGGTGAGCCCTTCCAGACGGAGCTCGTGATCCCGAAGACCGACCGGATACCGCCCGCGCCGGCGGTGAAGGACCTCAGTAAGTGCACGATCGCGCTGGTCTCTTCAAGCGGCGTCGTTCCCTCCGACAACCCGGACAGGATACAGAGCGCCTCCGCCCAGAAGTGGGGCAAATATAACATCGCCGGTATGGATCACCTTCCCACCGGTGAGTTTAAGACGATCCATGCCGGATTTGACCCCGAGGCGATGTGCGCCGTTCCCGACCGCGGGATTCCCCTTGACGCGATGCGCGCCTACGAGAAAGAGGGCAAGTTCGCGAAACTCTACGACTACTATTATGTAACGGTCGGAACCGGAACTACGCAGAACTACGCGGCTAAGTTCGGCAAGGAGATCGCCGCCGAGCTGAAACAGGCCGGAGTTGACGCCGTGATCCTCACCGCCACCTGAGGAACATGTACTCGTTGCGGTGCAACGATGGCCAAAGAGATCGAACGCGCAGGATTCCCCGTCGTCGTCATGGCGAACCTCATCGACGTCGCCAAGACTGTCGGTTCAAACAGAATAGTCCCCACCACCTCCGTACCCTATCCCCTCGGCGACCCGACGCTCTCGAAAGAGGAAGAGTGGGCGCTCCGTTACCACAGAGTCGGTGTAGCGCTTGACGCTCTCGCCGAAGATATCAATGAACCGAAGGTTTTTAAAGTAAGCATCTAG
- the pgm gene encoding phosphoglucomutase (alpha-D-glucose-1,6-bisphosphate-dependent): MAERPEINIPRLMAAYYTEHPDMADKGQRVSFGTSGHRGSSQKDSFNDDHIAAIAQAICEYRQEKGITGPLFMGMDTHALSEAALRTAAEVFAANGAELRMQENFTYTPTPVISHAILNWNRQPGAPAADGVVITPSHNPPQDGGFKYNPPSGGPAGTEITKLIERRANELIENRLAGVRRIGFKEALSRANVRFIDYVAQYTAELGDIIDMKAIAASGLKIGADPLGGSGIFFWEPIVERYGLDIEVVNKSVDPTFSFMPLDHDGKVRMDCSSPWAMAKLVALKDKYDIAFGNDPDYDRHGIVTRDGLMQPNAYLAVAIEYLFTHRPLWSKAAMAGKTLVSSSMIDRVAAGLGRELYEVPVGFKWFVDGLLSGSLAFGGEESAGASFLRRDGSAWSTDKDGFIMSLLAAEITAVSGKSPSEHYRDMKERFGTPYYSRKDAPATREEKEKLKKLSPADVTAERLAGEKITAKLTAAPGNGAPIDGLKVTAENGWFAARPSGTEDIYKIYAESFKGEEHLVAINEEARQIVAKAIA, translated from the coding sequence ATGGCGGAACGTCCCGAAATCAATATACCACGGCTGATGGCAGCCTATTATACAGAACACCCGGACATGGCCGACAAGGGGCAGAGGGTCTCCTTCGGAACATCCGGCCACCGCGGCTCGTCACAGAAGGACAGCTTCAACGACGACCATATCGCGGCTATCGCGCAGGCGATCTGCGAGTACCGGCAGGAGAAGGGGATAACCGGCCCTCTCTTCATGGGAATGGATACCCACGCGCTCTCGGAGGCGGCGCTGCGTACGGCGGCGGAGGTCTTCGCGGCAAACGGCGCCGAACTGCGTATGCAGGAAAATTTCACCTATACGCCCACCCCCGTCATCTCCCACGCGATACTCAACTGGAACCGGCAGCCGGGAGCGCCTGCCGCGGACGGCGTCGTCATAACGCCCTCGCACAATCCGCCGCAGGACGGCGGCTTCAAATACAACCCCCCGAGCGGCGGCCCCGCGGGAACGGAGATCACTAAGCTGATCGAGAGACGCGCCAACGAACTCATAGAAAACAGGCTCGCGGGCGTCAGGCGCATCGGCTTCAAAGAGGCGCTCTCGCGCGCCAATGTGCGTTTCATCGACTATGTGGCACAGTATACGGCAGAGCTCGGGGATATCATCGACATGAAGGCGATCGCCGCCTCCGGCCTCAAGATCGGGGCGGACCCGCTCGGCGGCTCAGGCATCTTCTTCTGGGAGCCGATCGTCGAAAGATACGGCCTTGATATCGAGGTCGTCAACAAATCCGTCGATCCTACCTTCTCCTTTATGCCCCTCGACCACGACGGCAAGGTGCGCATGGACTGTTCGTCGCCCTGGGCAATGGCCAAGCTCGTCGCGCTCAAGGACAAATACGACATAGCCTTCGGCAACGACCCCGACTACGACCGCCACGGCATCGTCACCAGGGATGGCCTCATGCAGCCAAACGCCTACCTCGCGGTCGCCATAGAATATCTCTTCACCCATCGGCCGCTGTGGAGCAAAGCGGCGATGGCGGGCAAGACCCTCGTCTCCAGCTCGATGATCGACCGCGTGGCGGCGGGGCTCGGCAGGGAGCTATACGAAGTTCCCGTCGGCTTCAAATGGTTCGTAGACGGCCTGCTCTCCGGCTCGCTCGCCTTCGGAGGCGAGGAGAGCGCGGGAGCCTCCTTCCTGCGCAGGGACGGTTCGGCCTGGAGCACGGACAAGGACGGTTTTATCATGAGCCTGCTCGCGGCGGAGATCACGGCGGTCAGCGGCAAATCACCTTCCGAGCACTACCGTGATATGAAGGAACGCTTCGGCACTCCCTACTATTCGCGCAAAGACGCGCCCGCGACACGCGAGGAGAAGGAGAAACTCAAAAAACTCTCACCAGCGGATGTGACGGCGGAGAGACTCGCCGGAGAAAAAATAACGGCGAAGCTCACAGCCGCCCCGGGAAACGGCGCGCCGATAGACGGCCTCAAGGTTACAGCCGAAAACGGCTGGTTCGCCGCCCGCCCCTCGGGCACGGAGGATATCTATAAAATCTACGCCGAGAGCTTCAAAGGCGAAGAACATCTCGTCGCGATCAACGAAGAGGCGCGGCAGATAGTGGCGAAGGCTATCGCATAG
- a CDS encoding BCCT family transporter, with protein sequence MVYIISIAITFALVFWGLVSPQSFGAFAKILNGGLTSYYGWGYMLTMNLFVIFCIAVALSRFGNVRLGPDDSRPEYSNMSWFAMLFSAGMGVGLVFYGAAEPLFHFGSLPFGAEPGSVQAARDAIQISFFHWGLHPWAGYAVIAMPLAYYQFRHNAPGLISSIFIPLVGEEKVRGTFGKTVDILAIFATLAGITTSLGLGTLQLNSGLNAIFGIPKSIVIQIAIIVILAVLYTGSAALGIEKGIKVVTDFNLWVCLLLMLALFLVGPTLPIVNSLMTGIGDYLSGLIKESFTLAPYGGKYESFLSGWTLYYWAWWISWAPFVGSFVARISRGRTVKEFVSGVLIVPALGSFTWFAIFGTSALHLELVQKINVSVAVLKDVSVGIFEMYSHYPLGQIMSVVMLVLIITFFVTSANSGTFVLAMLSTHGDLNPPKSKMLVWGILMAALAVVLLLTGGLQNLQTVSLAAAIPFSLIMVCACASFWKALKKEDKKER encoded by the coding sequence ATGGTGTATATAATCTCCATCGCCATAACCTTTGCGCTGGTATTTTGGGGGCTCGTCTCCCCGCAAAGTTTCGGAGCGTTCGCCAAGATCCTGAATGGCGGCCTCACCAGCTATTATGGCTGGGGATATATGCTTACGATGAATCTTTTTGTAATATTCTGCATCGCCGTGGCGCTGAGCCGCTTCGGCAATGTACGGCTGGGCCCTGATGATTCCCGCCCTGAATACAGCAACATGTCGTGGTTTGCCATGCTCTTTTCCGCCGGTATGGGGGTGGGGCTGGTATTTTACGGAGCCGCCGAACCGCTTTTCCACTTCGGTTCGCTTCCCTTTGGCGCGGAACCGGGCTCTGTTCAGGCAGCGCGCGACGCCATACAGATATCGTTCTTCCATTGGGGGCTCCACCCCTGGGCGGGATACGCCGTCATCGCCATGCCTTTGGCCTATTATCAGTTCCGCCACAACGCTCCCGGACTTATCAGCTCCATATTCATTCCTCTCGTAGGTGAGGAAAAGGTCCGCGGGACGTTTGGAAAAACTGTTGATATACTTGCCATATTCGCGACACTCGCCGGTATCACCACCTCGCTGGGACTGGGCACCCTGCAGCTCAACAGCGGGCTGAACGCGATATTCGGCATTCCCAAGAGCATCGTCATCCAGATAGCGATAATCGTGATATTGGCCGTCCTTTACACCGGTTCGGCGGCGCTCGGCATAGAAAAAGGGATCAAAGTTGTCACCGACTTCAATCTCTGGGTCTGTCTGCTGCTGATGCTGGCGCTGTTTTTAGTGGGACCGACGCTCCCCATCGTAAACTCGCTGATGACAGGAATAGGCGATTACCTCAGCGGCCTGATTAAAGAGAGTTTTACCCTTGCGCCCTATGGCGGAAAATACGAATCATTCCTCAGCGGCTGGACGCTCTACTACTGGGCCTGGTGGATATCATGGGCGCCCTTCGTCGGTTCGTTTGTCGCGAGAATATCACGCGGACGCACGGTGAAGGAATTTGTAAGCGGCGTTCTCATCGTGCCGGCTCTCGGCAGCTTCACCTGGTTTGCGATCTTCGGAACATCGGCGCTGCATTTGGAGCTTGTGCAGAAGATAAATGTCTCCGTAGCGGTGCTTAAAGACGTATCCGTGGGAATATTTGAGATGTACAGCCACTATCCTCTGGGACAGATAATGTCGGTCGTGATGCTCGTGCTGATCATAACCTTCTTTGTCACCTCGGCCAACTCGGGAACCTTCGTCCTCGCGATGCTGTCTACGCACGGCGATCTGAACCCGCCGAAGAGCAAGATGCTCGTCTGGGGTATACTTATGGCGGCTCTTGCGGTTGTGCTCCTGCTTACGGGAGGTCTGCAGAACCTCCAGACGGTCTCGCTCGCGGCGGCGATACCCTTCTCGCTGATAATGGTCTGTGCCTGCGCCTCTTTCTGGAAGGCGCTTAAAAAGGAAGATAAAAAGGAGAGATAA
- a CDS encoding AAA family ATPase, translating to MKNVFFIGGTMGAGKTSVCQVLKKRLNRSVYLDGDWCWDMDPFQVTEETKALALDNVCCLLGNFIRCSAYENVIFCWVMHRQEIIDSILAHLDTSGCRLNIFSLVCGEEALRRRLEGDIRAGKRAPDIIERSLEYLTLYERLDTLKIDVSELTPEKAAELIVQMSGENLPRQFNIQ from the coding sequence GTGAAAAACGTATTTTTTATCGGAGGAACGATGGGGGCCGGGAAGACGTCCGTCTGCCAAGTTCTCAAGAAAAGGCTCAACCGGAGCGTCTATCTCGACGGCGACTGGTGCTGGGACATGGACCCCTTTCAGGTAACGGAGGAGACAAAGGCGCTCGCGCTGGATAACGTCTGCTGCCTGCTCGGCAATTTCATCCGCTGCTCCGCATATGAAAACGTGATCTTTTGCTGGGTGATGCACCGGCAGGAGATCATCGACTCCATCCTCGCGCACCTCGACACCTCTGGCTGCCGCCTCAATATCTTCTCTCTGGTCTGCGGCGAGGAAGCGCTCCGGCGGCGGCTGGAGGGCGACATTCGCGCCGGGAAGCGCGCGCCGGATATAATCGAAAGAAGCCTTGAATACCTCACGCTCTACGAACGGCTGGACACCCTCAAGATCGACGTTTCAGAGCTAACGCCGGAAAAGGCCGCGGAGCTGATTGTCCAGATGAGCGGAGAAAATTTACCCCGCCAATTTAATATACAGTAA
- a CDS encoding amidohydrolase: MKDTEKRLIELRRDFHKHAESMWKEYRTASIVARHLMTLGIPVVMGDDLSVKGMQFQYPSEEKIAEEKRRAISQGAEPELVEKMCGLPGVMGIIDTGREGPVTAFRFDIDALPFSETDASEHRPVKENYVSVNGGSCYACGHDGHTAIGMIVAEELMKRKDSLRGRIKLIFQPAEEGGGGARGIVERGCLDDVDYFFAGHIGLTRLDGKPLPSHGIIGGTKDFLDSRRYNIIYKGKAAHPCGNPNDGKNALLASCVAALGIHTIPPHCQGEFHQNVGVMHAGSSRNTIAADSYMEVEVRGENDIVAEYGEKKMLSVVKGAAEAYEVECDVVLIGKSSSGASDDKAIEIVMRCARTIPWFTEFHDVGSVGGSDDASEMLRRVQKNGGVGSYIGLGADFTASFHDKAFDFDEGVLAPSVELFVKMVEDIHS; the protein is encoded by the coding sequence ATGAAAGATACGGAAAAAAGGCTGATCGAGCTGCGCAGGGATTTTCATAAACATGCAGAATCAATGTGGAAGGAATACCGCACGGCCTCCATCGTCGCCAGACATCTGATGACACTTGGCATCCCCGTCGTTATGGGCGACGACCTCTCAGTAAAGGGGATGCAGTTCCAGTATCCCTCGGAGGAAAAGATCGCGGAAGAGAAGAGGCGCGCCATATCGCAGGGCGCGGAGCCGGAGCTCGTGGAAAAGATGTGCGGTCTGCCAGGCGTGATGGGGATCATCGACACTGGAAGAGAGGGACCGGTGACCGCCTTCCGCTTCGACATCGACGCGCTCCCCTTTTCGGAGACGGACGCTTCCGAACACAGACCGGTAAAGGAGAACTATGTTTCCGTCAATGGCGGTTCGTGCTACGCCTGCGGACATGACGGACATACCGCTATCGGGATGATCGTCGCCGAGGAGCTCATGAAGAGAAAAGATAGCCTGCGCGGCAGGATAAAGCTGATCTTCCAGCCCGCGGAGGAGGGCGGCGGCGGCGCGCGCGGCATCGTGGAACGCGGCTGTCTCGACGATGTGGATTACTTCTTCGCAGGACACATCGGCCTCACCCGGCTGGACGGAAAGCCTCTGCCCTCACACGGCATCATCGGCGGCACGAAGGATTTCCTTGACAGCCGCCGCTACAACATCATTTACAAGGGCAAAGCCGCGCACCCCTGCGGCAACCCCAACGACGGCAAAAACGCCCTGCTCGCCTCCTGCGTCGCGGCGCTGGGGATACACACCATCCCGCCGCACTGCCAGGGCGAGTTCCACCAGAACGTCGGCGTCATGCACGCGGGCAGTTCGCGCAACACGATAGCCGCCGACTCCTATATGGAGGTCGAGGTCCGCGGGGAAAACGACATCGTCGCCGAATACGGCGAAAAAAAGATGCTCTCCGTTGTGAAGGGCGCGGCGGAGGCCTATGAGGTCGAGTGCGACGTCGTCCTCATAGGTAAATCTTCCTCCGGGGCCTCCGACGACAAAGCGATAGAGATCGTCATGCGGTGCGCGAGAACGATCCCCTGGTTCACGGAATTCCACGACGTCGGCAGCGTCGGCGGCAGCGACGACGCCTCGGAAATGCTGCGCCGCGTGCAGAAAAACGGCGGCGTCGGCAGCTACATCGGCCTCGGCGCAGACTTTACGGCAAGCTTCCACGATAAGGCCTTCGATTTTGACGAAGGCGTGCTTGCCCCCTCGGTCGAGCTCTTCGTGAAGATGGTGGAGGATATCCACTCCTAA